The following coding sequences lie in one Arabidopsis thaliana chromosome 3, partial sequence genomic window:
- a CDS encoding kinase-like protein (protein kinase-related; BEST Arabidopsis thaliana protein match is: Protein kinase family protein (TAIR:AT3G03940.1); Has 314 Blast hits to 298 proteins in 30 species: Archae - 0; Bacteria - 18; Metazoa - 0; Fungi - 0; Plants - 292; Viruses - 0; Other Eukaryotes - 4 (source: NCBI BLink).), with the protein MRPPISSGRIGDGGLDSCPEKKEEEKDSTSRLCSDLSDLRIERIGSTPAFQWISVYTKRPPMKQRFHHNIANSRLSHHAEKGKRDGLFISCVASEANLWALVMDAGTGFTSQVYKFSSTFLPKDWIMKQWEKNYYISSIAGANNGSSLVVMSKGTRYIQQSYKTGDSIPLKWMDKKWKEGFHVTSMTTGGSRWGVVMSRNSGFSEQVMEVDFLNPSEDINRRLESGYMITSMAATADQAALILSIPRRKITDEIQETLRTSSFPSSYVKDKWGKNMFITSICYGRTV; encoded by the exons ATGAGACCACCGATTAGCAGCGGAAGAATTGGTGATGGCGGACTTGATTCATGCCCTGAGAAGAA agaggaagagaaagactCAACAAGTAGACTTTGTTCGGATTTGAGTGATTTACGAATAGAAAGAATCGGAAGTACTCCTGCGTTCCAATGGATTTCAGTCTATACCAAACGTCCTCCTATGAAACAGAG ATTTCACCACAACATTGCAAATTCAAGGTTGTCGCATCATgcagaaaaaggtaaaagggATGGCCTTTTCATAAGCTGTGTAGCATCAGAAGCTAATCTCTGGGCCTTAGTCATGGATGCTGGAACTGGTTTCACTTCTcaagtttataaattttcttctacCTTCCTCCCCAAG GACTGGATTATGAAACAATGGGAGAAGAACTACTATATCAGTTCCATAGCTGGTGCAAATAATGGGAGCTCATTGGTCGTTATGTCAAAAG GAACTCGTTATATCCAGCAATCATACAAAACCGGTGACTCAATTCCATTAAAGTGGATGGATAAAAAGTGGAAAGAAGGTTTTCATGTAACATCCATGACCACGGGTGGGAGCCGTTGGGGTGTAGTAATGTCCAGGAACTCAGGCTTCTCTGAACAG GTGATGGAGGTTGACTTTTTGAACCCAAGTGAAGATATAAATCGAAGGTTGGAAAGTGGATACATGATAACATCAATGGCTGCAACAGCTGATCAAGCAGCTCTTATATTGAGTATACCTAGACGTAAAATAACCGATGAAATCCAAGAGACTTTACGCACTTCTTCCTTCCCTAGCTCCTATGTCAAG gaCAAATGGGGGAAAAATATGTTCATAACATCAATATGTTATGGTCGGACAGTTTGA
- a CDS encoding Protein kinase family protein (Protein kinase family protein; FUNCTIONS IN: protein serine/threonine kinase activity, protein kinase activity, kinase activity, ATP binding; INVOLVED IN: protein amino acid phosphorylation; LOCATED IN: cellular_component unknown; EXPRESSED IN: cultured cell; CONTAINS InterPro DOMAIN/s: Protein kinase, ATP binding site (InterPro:IPR017441), Protein kinase, catalytic domain (InterPro:IPR000719), Serine/threonine-protein kinase-like domain (InterPro:IPR017442), Protein kinase-like domain (InterPro:IPR011009), Serine/threonine-protein kinase, active site (InterPro:IPR008271); BEST Arabidopsis thaliana protein match is: Protein kinase family protein (TAIR:AT5G18190.1); Has 16177 Blast hits to 16113 proteins in 1419 species: Archae - 20; Bacteria - 5310; Metazoa - 4811; Fungi - 1519; Plants - 1815; Viruses - 223; Other Eukaryotes - 2479 (source: NCBI BLink).), protein MPELRSGARRSRRLDEQPNPPLVEQAENIVLPPQTATRRRGGGRGRGNAALAKGAAPPRPTAAGRGRGIRLTDLEPEPCEVRPAAGAIGATEPALNRVEGVADKDIAAEGGSAEKVVGMEEDSSMGPVPERVQVGNSPVYKTERKLGKGGFGQVYVGRRVSGGSDRIGADAIEVALKLEHRNSKGCNFGPPYEWQVYNTLNSCYGIPAVHHKGRQGDFYILVMDMLGPSLWDVWNSLAQSMSPNMVACIAVEAISILEKLHMKGFVHGDVKPENFLLGQPGTADEKKLYLIDLGLASRWKDSHSGQHVEYDQRPDVFRGTIRYASCHAHLGRTGSRRDDLESLAYTLIFLMRGRLPWQGYQGDNKSFLVCKKKMSTSPELMCCFCPPPFKLFLEAVTNMKFDEEPNYAKLISIFDTLIEPCAISRPIRIDGALKVGQKRGRLLINLEEDEQPRKKIRIGSPATQWISVYNARRPMKQRYHYNVADLRLAQHVEKGNEDGLFISCVASSANLWAIIMDAGTGFSSQVYELSSVFLHKDWIMEQWEKNYYISSIAGANNGSSLVVMAKGTPYTQQSYKVSDSFPFKWINKKWKEGFHVTSMTTAGSRWGVVMSRNSGYSEQVVELDFLYPSEGIHRRWESGYRITSMAATADQAALILSIPKRKITDETQETLRTSAFPSTHVKEKWAKNLYIASICYGRTVC, encoded by the exons ATGCCAGAGTTAAGAAGTGGAGCAAGGAGATCGAGACGCCTTGACGAGCAGCCTAACCCTCCGCTAGTTGAACAAGCAGAAAATATCGTACTTCCTCCTCAGACTGCAACAAGGAGAAGAGGTGGTGGTAGAGGAAGGGGGAATGCTGCTTTAGCTAAAGGTGCGGCACCTCCAAGACCAACTGCTGCCGGTAGGGGCAGGGGTATCAGGTTGACAGACTTAGAGCCAGAACCTTGTGAGGTTCGTCCAGCTGCAGGTGCTATAGGGGCCACTGAACCTGCCTTAAATCGAGTTGAAGGGGTAGCTGATAAGGATATTGCTGCGGAAGGCGGTAGCGCAGAGAAAGTAGTAGGCATGGAAGAAGATTCCAGCATGGGTCCAGTCCCTGAGAGG GTACAAGTTGGAAATTCTCCTGTTTATAAGACGGAGAGGAAACTTGGTAAAGGTGGCTTTGGTCAAGTTTATGTTGGCAGAAGGGTGAGTGGTGGCAGTGATAGGATTGGAGCAGATGCAATTGAG GTAGCTCTAAAACTTGAACATCGCAATAGTAAAGGCTGTAACTTTGGCCCACCTTACGAGTGGCAAGTGTACAA TACGCTCAATAGCTGTTATGGAATTCCTGCTGTACATCATAAGGGTCGTCAAGGAGATTTTTACATTCTG GTCATGGACATGCTTGGGCCTAGCCTTTGGGATGTTTGGAATTCTTTGGCTCAATC GATGTCTCCAAACATGGTAGCATGCATTGCAGTGGAGGCGATATCTATTCTTGAAAAACTGCATATGAAGGG GTTTGTGCATGGAGATGTGAAACCAGAAAACTTTTTGCTTGGTCAGCCTGGAACAGCAGACGAGAAGAAACTATACCTTATCGATCTTGGTCTAG CATCAAGATGGAAAGATTCACACTCTGGCCAGCATGTTGAATATGATCAAAGGCCAGATGTATTTAG AGGAACAATAAGGTATGCAAGTTGCCATGCACATCTTGGTCGTACAGGAAGTCGGAGGGATGATCTGGAGTCATTGGCTTATACATTAATATTTCTGATGCGGGGAAGGTTGCCATGGCAAGGATACCAG GGTGATAACAAGAGCTTTCTTGTTTGCAAGAAAAAGATGTCAACCTCTCCTGAATTGATGTGTTGTTTTTGTCCTCCCCCGTTTAAGCTGTTCCTCGAGGCAGTTACGAATATGAAGTTTGATGAGGAGCCCAACTATGCCAAGCTTATCTCGATTTTTGATACTCTTATCGAGCCATGTGCTATATCTAGACCAATTAGAATTGATGGGGCTCTAAAG GTTGGCCAAAAGCGAGGAAGATTGCTTATCAATTTGGAAGAGGATGAACAGCCAAGGAAGAAAATTAGAATCGGCAGTCCTGCCACACAGTGGATTTCAGTCTATAATGCACGCCGTCCTATGAAACAGAG ATATCATTACAACGTTGCAGACTTAAGACTTGCACAGCATGTTGAGAAAGGTAATGAGGATGGCCTTTTCATAAGCTGTGTAGCATCATCAGCTAATCTCTGGGCCATCATCATGGATGCTGGGACTGGTTTCAGTTCTCAAGTTTATGAACTGTCCTCAGTCTTCCTGCACAAG GACTGGATCATGGAACAATGGGAAAAGAACTACTATATCAGTTCCATAGCTGGTGCAAATAATGGAAGCTCGTTGGTTGTTATGGCTAAAG GAACTCCTTATACCCAGCAATCTTACAAAGTCAGCGACTCATTTCCATTCAAGTGGATAAATAAAAAGTGGAAAGAAGGTTTTCATGTAACATCCATGACCACCGCTGGGAGTCGTTGGGGTGTAGTAATGTCCAGGAACTCAGGCTACTCTGAACAG GTGGTGGAGCTTGACTTCTTGTACCCAAGTGAAGGAATACATCGAAGGTGGGAAAGTGGATACAGGATAACATCAATGGCTGCAACAGCTGATCAAGCAGCTCTTATATTGAGTATACCTAAACGAAAAATAACCGATGAAACCCAAGAGACTCTCCGGACTTCTGCCTTCCCAAGTACCCATGTCAAG GAGAAATGGGCGAAAAATCTGTACATTGCATCAATATGCTATGGTCGGACAGTTTGCTGA